A single genomic interval of Apis cerana isolate GH-2021 linkage group LG2, AcerK_1.0, whole genome shotgun sequence harbors:
- the LOC107996886 gene encoding glycine receptor subunit alpha-3 isoform X1, with translation MSMDETHGGGMVSAILSSIVLLLLLGRTVDAQRSLEFFDLLPEDPKLYDKMRPPKKDGQATVVYFHVTVMGLDSIDENSMTYAADIFFAQTWKDNRLRLPENMTSEYRLLEVDWLKNMWRPDSFFKNAKSVTFQTMTIPNHYLWLYKDKTILYMVKLTLKLSCAMNFLIYPHDTQECKLQMESLSHTTDEMIFQWDPDVPLVVDENIELPQLQLVKNYTADCTQVYSTGNFTCLEVVFVLKRRLGYYLFHTYIPTCLIVIMSWVSFWIKPEAAPARVTLGVTSLLTLSTQHAKSQASLPPVSYLKAVDAFMSVCTVFVFMALMEYCLVNIVLGDSDTPPKPAPPPPPPSSSGPDSAKLDKIFDIATKENAMLLSGRSQKSTGPPPGPTPAQKARMRALNIDRVSRVFFPFLFAVLNVTYWIMFAEYI, from the exons ATGTCGATGGACGAGACACATGGGGGCGGCATGGTTTCCGCAATCCTTTCCTCGATCGTGCTTCTTCTCCTGCTTGGACGCACCGTGGACGCTCA GAGGAGCTTGGAATTCTTCGACCTTCTACCGGAAGATCCCAAGTTGTACGACAAAATGCGACCACCAAAGAAGGATGGACAGGCGACCGTAGTTTATTTCCACGTCACTGTTATGGGTCTCGATTCCATAGACGAGAATTCAATG ACCTATGCAGCCGACATATTTTTCGCCCAAACTTGGAAGGACAACAGGCTACGATTACCAGAAAATATGACATCCGAATACAG ATTACTTGAAGTCGATTGGCTGAAGAATATGTGGCGGCCGGATTCATTCTTCAAGAATGCGAAATCAGTGACGTTCCAAACGATGACTATACCGAATCATTACTTATGGTTGTACAAAGACAAGACTATTTTATACATGGTCAA attaaCGTTGAAGTTATCGTGTGCCATGAACTTCTTGATCTACCCTCACGACACTCAAGAGTGTAAATTACAAATGGAAAGTC TGTCGCACACGACGGATGAAATGATCTTCCAGTGGGATCCTGACGTGCCACTCGTCGTCGACGAGAACATCGAGCTGCCCCAGCTCCAACTGGTTAAAAATTACACGGCCGATTGCACGCAGGTCTATTCTACTG GTAACTTCACTTGCCTCGAAGTAGTGTTCGTCCTGAAACGTAGGCTCGGCTACTACTTGTTTCACACCTACATTCCAACCTGCTTGATCGTAATCATGTCG TGGGTCTCCTTCTGGATAAAACCGGAAGCGGCGCCAGCCAGAGTGACGCTCGGCGTAACTTCCTTGCTGACCCTCTCGACGCAACACGCCAAGAGTCAAGCGTCTCTTCCACCTGTTTCCTATCTAAAGGCTGTGGACGCTTTCATGTCGGTTTGCACGGTGTTCGTGTTCATGGCGTTGATGGAGTATTGCTTGGTGAACATCGTCCTCGGCGATTCGGACACGCCCCCGAAACCGGCGCCACCACCTCCCCCGCCTTCCTCCAGCGGCCCCGATTCCGCCAAgctcgataaaattttcgacaTCGCCACTAAG GAAAACGCAATGTTGTTATCCGGCCGATCGCAGAAATCGACCGGTCCACCGCCAGGCCCAACACCCGCACAGAAGGCGCGGATGCGTGCCCTGAACATCGATCGGGTCTCCCGCGTCTTCTTCCCTTTCCTCTTCGCCGTGTTGAACGTAACTTATTGGATAATGTTCGCCGAGTACATTTAA
- the LOC107996919 gene encoding protein trapped in endoderm-1 — MDDSVTNDTIFESGGESLKHFPRPVTIAAAVCAIIFSVVGVAGNLVTVIALLKYTRLRRHATTAFVISLSISDLIFSAVNLPLTASRYLNEAWVLGETLCKIFPLFFYGNVAVSLLSMVAITINRYILISRSEIYAQLYTTQRIILMLIAIWTLSFTLLLPPLLGFWGTLGLEPSTFSCTILKKNGSSPKKFLFVLGFIVPCVVISVSYFCIYWRVRKSRKNLEAHAGPTRRKAGGFQRREDSRVTRLMLTIFLCFLLCFMPLMLVNVIDDKIKIPILHVIASVLAWASSVINPFIYAGTNKLYREAYKQILCPVSAKIPTTGPKPTHSHSSKVSSPQAT, encoded by the exons ATGGACGATTCTGTAACAAACGACACAATTTTCGAATCTGGAGGTGAGAGTCTCAAGCACTTTCCACGGCCAGTCACTATCGCAGCTGCGGTTTGCGCGATAATTTTCAGTGTCGTTGGAGTTGCGG GCAATTTGGTAACAGTAAtagcattattaaaatacacgaGATTGAGACGGCATGCTACGACCGCTTTCGTAATAAGTCTCAGCATTTCTGACTTGATTTTTTCCGCGGTAAATCTACCATTAACTGCGAGCAGATATTTAAACGAAGCGTGGGTGCTAGGTGAAACTCTGTGCAAAATATTTCCGCTTTTTTTCTATGGAAATGTCGCGGTATCTTTGCTCAGTATGGTGGCAATCACGATTAATCG ATACATATTGATCTCGAGGTCAGAAATATACGCTCAATTGTACACCACTCAACGAATCATTCTAATGCTAATCGCCATTTGGACGTTGAGTTTCACTCTACTTTTGCCACCATTACTCGGTTTCTGGGGGACACTAGGCCTGGAACCATCCACTTTCTCTTgcactatattaaaaaagaacggTAGCAGcccaaaaaaattcttattcgtCCTAGGATTCATCGTGCCATGCGTTGTGATAAGTGTCTCTTATTTTTGCATCTATTGGCGTGTGAGGAAGAGCAGAAAAAATCTGGAAGCCCATGCCGGCCCGACCAGAAGAAAAGCGGGAGGGTTTCAACGAAGAGAGGACTCTAGAGTGACCAGATTGATGTTGACTATATTTCTGTGCTTTCTTTTGTGTTTCATGCCGCTTATGCTGGTCAATGTGAtcgacgataaaataaaaatcccaATTTTGCACGTGATAGCTTCTGTGCTCGCGTGGGCCTCTTCTGTGATCAATCCTTTCATTTATGCCGGTACTAACAAGCTTTATAGAGAGGCCTACAAGCAGATTTTGTGTCCAGTCTCTGCTAAAATACCAACTACCGGGCCGAAACCTACTCACTCGCATTCGAGTAAAGTGTCATCGCCTCAAGCAACTTGA
- the LOC107996643 gene encoding odorant receptor 47b-like: protein MKNRLTPEKAILFTKLSVALTCSWPPSPLATKVQHLFFNALWCIAFLTSVMLFLPLLAAIYEYRKHPIILGKTVSLAAAVAQVTIKMIICRLQQKRFQVSSLLSVLYSEMENFCKQATNEEKIILQRYVDRYKYFHSFYILWSFLTTIFVICGPLYTVQTFPTHAIYPFSVRRHPYKGLIFFHQSFVGFQVSSGMAIDTQIALLLRYAAARFEILGIEFNNTKSDGEFDACIEKHNELLRCLREIRRSIKFLILATNGTTVIAVIFGSLNLIANQPLALKALYAIVVFSASVELFMYAWPADSLMRMTMKMATKVYNMDWYGRDIRTQRKILFIILRSQKYESFGIHGIVPALSLSYYGKYLYTSLSYFNALRIMVEDTVN from the exons atgaaaaatcgtttAACACCAGAAAAAGCGATTTTGTTCACAAAACTCAGCGTTGCTCTCACGTGTTCCTGGCCTCCCTCTCCTCTTGCAACCAAAGTTCAACATCTTTTCTTTAATGCATTGTGGTGCATTGCGTTTCTGACCTCTGTCATGTTATTTTTACCATTATTGGCCGCGATTTACGAATATCGTAAGCATCCTATCATTCTTGGGAAAACGGTGAGCCTTGCCGCGGCTGTTGCTCAAGTGACGATTAAGATGATAATATGTCGTTTGCAGCAGAAACGTTTTCAAGTAAGTTCATTACTCTCT GTGCTATACTCTGAAATGGAGAACTTTTGCAAACAGGCCACGAATGAGGAAAAGATCATACTGCAACGTTACGTTGatagatacaaatattttcatagtttCTACATATTGTGGAGTTTCCTTACTACGATATTCGTCATATGCGGACCATTGTACACGGTACAAACATTTCCCACCCACGCGATATATCCATTTTCAGTGAGACGTCATCCGTACAAGGGTTTAATCTTCTTCCATCAATCGTTCGTTGGGTTTCAAGTGTCTTCAGGTATGGCAATTGACACCCAGATCGCTCTTCTTTTACGATATGCCGCGGCTAGATTCGAGATTTTAGGAATTGAATTCAATAATACGAAATCAGATGGTGAGTTCGACGCCTGCATAGAAAAGCATAATGAACTCTTAAG ATGTTTAAGGGAAATTCGGCGatctatcaaatttttaattttggcaACAAATGGAACAACTGTCATTGCCGTGATATTCGgcagtttaaatttaattgct AATCAGCCACTAGCCTTGAAAGCTTTATATGCTATCGTAGTGTTCAGTGCCAGCGTGGAACTTTTTATGTACGCTTGGCCAGCGGATAGCTTGATGCGCatg ACAATGAAAATGGCTACAAAAGTGTACAATATGGATTGGTACGGAAGAGACATCAGAACCCAGAGAaagatactttttataattttaagatctcAGAAATACGAAAGTTTTGGGATTCATGGTATTGTACCTGCACTTTCGCTATCTTATTACGGAAAG TATCTATACACATCTTTGTCGTATTTCAATGCATTACGTATTATGGTTGAAGATACTGTTAACtag
- the LOC107996886 gene encoding glycine receptor subunit alpha-2 isoform X2, with protein sequence MSMDETHGGGMVSAILSSIVLLLLLGRTVDAQRSLEFFDLLPEDPKLYDKMRPPKKDGQATVVYFHVTVMGLDSIDENSMTYAADIFFAQTWKDNRLRLPENMTSEYRLLEVDWLKNMWRPDSFFKNAKSVTFQTMTIPNHYLWLYKDKTILYMVKLTLKLSCAMNFLIYPHDTQECKLQMESLSHTTDEMIFQWDPDVPLVVDENIELPQLQLVKNYTADCTQVYSTGNFTCLEVVFVLKRRLGYYLFHTYIPTCLIVIMSWVSFWIKPEAAPARVTLGVTSLLTLSTQHAKSQASLPPVSYLKAVDAFMSVCTVFVFMALMEYCLVNIVLGDSDTPPKPAPPPPPPSSSGPDSAKLDKIFDIATKKSTGPPPGPTPAQKARMRALNIDRVSRVFFPFLFAVLNVTYWIMFAEYI encoded by the exons ATGTCGATGGACGAGACACATGGGGGCGGCATGGTTTCCGCAATCCTTTCCTCGATCGTGCTTCTTCTCCTGCTTGGACGCACCGTGGACGCTCA GAGGAGCTTGGAATTCTTCGACCTTCTACCGGAAGATCCCAAGTTGTACGACAAAATGCGACCACCAAAGAAGGATGGACAGGCGACCGTAGTTTATTTCCACGTCACTGTTATGGGTCTCGATTCCATAGACGAGAATTCAATG ACCTATGCAGCCGACATATTTTTCGCCCAAACTTGGAAGGACAACAGGCTACGATTACCAGAAAATATGACATCCGAATACAG ATTACTTGAAGTCGATTGGCTGAAGAATATGTGGCGGCCGGATTCATTCTTCAAGAATGCGAAATCAGTGACGTTCCAAACGATGACTATACCGAATCATTACTTATGGTTGTACAAAGACAAGACTATTTTATACATGGTCAA attaaCGTTGAAGTTATCGTGTGCCATGAACTTCTTGATCTACCCTCACGACACTCAAGAGTGTAAATTACAAATGGAAAGTC TGTCGCACACGACGGATGAAATGATCTTCCAGTGGGATCCTGACGTGCCACTCGTCGTCGACGAGAACATCGAGCTGCCCCAGCTCCAACTGGTTAAAAATTACACGGCCGATTGCACGCAGGTCTATTCTACTG GTAACTTCACTTGCCTCGAAGTAGTGTTCGTCCTGAAACGTAGGCTCGGCTACTACTTGTTTCACACCTACATTCCAACCTGCTTGATCGTAATCATGTCG TGGGTCTCCTTCTGGATAAAACCGGAAGCGGCGCCAGCCAGAGTGACGCTCGGCGTAACTTCCTTGCTGACCCTCTCGACGCAACACGCCAAGAGTCAAGCGTCTCTTCCACCTGTTTCCTATCTAAAGGCTGTGGACGCTTTCATGTCGGTTTGCACGGTGTTCGTGTTCATGGCGTTGATGGAGTATTGCTTGGTGAACATCGTCCTCGGCGATTCGGACACGCCCCCGAAACCGGCGCCACCACCTCCCCCGCCTTCCTCCAGCGGCCCCGATTCCGCCAAgctcgataaaattttcgacaTCGCCACTAAG AAATCGACCGGTCCACCGCCAGGCCCAACACCCGCACAGAAGGCGCGGATGCGTGCCCTGAACATCGATCGGGTCTCCCGCGTCTTCTTCCCTTTCCTCTTCGCCGTGTTGAACGTAACTTATTGGATAATGTTCGCCGAGTACATTTAA